The Erwinia sorbitola nucleotide sequence ATATCCGCTGTTTACCCCGGAGTCGGTGCAGCGTTTCTGGCGGCAGCAGTGGCGCATCACGCCACAAAGCAACCGCTACGGCTACCGGCTGGAAGGTGACGGGCTGGTAGCGAAGGAACCAATCGAAATGCGATCTCACGGCATTATTCCCGGCGTTATCCAGGTGACCCACAGCGGTCAGCCAATTATCCAGATGCGCGATGCGCAGCCGAGCGGAGGCTACCCAAAACTGGGGACGGTAATTGATGCTGATATGTGGCTGCTGGGGCAGGTGCCGGTGGGCAGCCAGGTGCGTTTTGTTGAGGTGGATCTGGCCCGGGCGCAGGAAGCACAGCAGGTTCAGCAGCGCTGGCTGGATGACCTCTGTTACCAGATTGACCGTTACCGCCGCAGTGCGGGCTGATCATTTAACAGGAGAGCCGATGTTAGCGTTCAGAGAGTTACAGAGCCTGGTATATCAAATGCAGCGCAGCGGGCTGACCAGCCTGCACATTAACAGTGCGGAGTATGCCATTCGGATGACCTGCCCGCCGGGGTATCAGCCGCCGGTAACGGAAACGCTGGCGGCCCCAGAGCCAGAGGTGCACCGGGTTGCCGTCACCGCAGCGATGCCGGGCCGTATCTGGCTACAGGATCCGTTAAGCGGCAAAAACATCGGGCCAGATCCCGGGCCGGTAGAGGAGGGGGCGCTGCTGGCGCTGCTTCAGGTCGGGCAGATCTGCCTGCCGGTGCGCGCACCACAGGCAGGAATTATCACAGCAATTGACGTGCAGCAGGGGCAGTCGGTGGAGTATGACCAGC carries:
- a CDS encoding acetyl-CoA carboxylase biotin carboxyl carrier protein; this encodes MLAFRELQSLVYQMQRSGLTSLHINSAEYAIRMTCPPGYQPPVTETLAAPEPEVHRVAVTAAMPGRIWLQDPLSGKNIGPDPGPVEEGALLALLQVGQICLPVRAPQAGIITAIDVQQGQSVEYDQPLMQLQTEEQSHAQHRS